TCCCCTTTTCCTTCAGTTAAATGACCaaaaaatgacttcattttattttgggaggaagaGAATTTCCTAATTGTTTGATTACTATGTTGTGGTATTGatgatactttttttaaaaagaattctgaatgaatgcaaatgaggaaactgtatTCTTGAACTCATAAAAGAAGCAGAGTTTGCATTTTTGAGTAGAAAATGCATGATCCAGGAGTGCTGATGAGAGCATTGTTGGGGGGAACTACAGTGGCCTTCAGAGGAGGCAGGCGGAGAGGAGCTGAAGGGGGGAGagacccctcctcttccctctgccgtGTGTGTGACCCCCCAGCCACGGTCATCTCTCAGGACCGAGGAGCTGAGTTCTGCTGCCAGTCCTAGTTGCTGGCTTCCTAGGTCAAAATAAAGGTAGTCTCTTCTCTATGAAATTATTTCCTTCCCCTTTCACTCCCTCTTCAATTTCCTGACACATATTTTTCTCCACCACATACGAAATGCAGAGAGAAACTGGAGCTGATTGTGAGTTTCCTCTGTTCCTCCGTTCTTACACCATGTCCTTCTCTCATTCCAGCCTGGTGCTTTCACGAGAAGGATCTGCGCTCTCATTGTCTAGTCTCACGGGTCCAGtgggtttatatttttttcctatgggaTAATCTGTACACAGTGTTTAATAAGAAAGTAACAGCACGTTGCTCCTGGAGGCTTGATCTGATCTCAGAAGTCAGATCGGTCAGTACCTGTGACCTGGGTTTCTTATGTCAGCGAGCACAGGGCCCATAGAAACGGGAACAGTTCTTGAAGAACTTGcgtaaaataaaaatgtgcttcCTTCTGGTACCAAGAGGTCCAGAGAAAATGCAAGGTAAAGGCACCAGATGTGTGTATGACATAGAACCACCTCTGAATGGTTCACTGCTACATTTTATTCCATTCTTTGTGTGTGACAGTGACACACAGGCCTGGAAGGCTGTGCTGAAAGGACGTGAAGGAATACTGAGTAACACTGGTCCCTCTTCTCGGAGCATGTGTCTCTCTTGTCTTCTGCCACCGTTACTTCTGCAAGCAGCAGTGAGTTGAAGGTCTCATGCAGTAAGCAATCCTAATTTCACTTTCACGGCACTGAAGTTTACATCGACCATTGCCCTTTCTGCACT
The Camelus ferus isolate YT-003-E chromosome 20, BCGSAC_Cfer_1.0, whole genome shotgun sequence genome window above contains:
- the DEFB110 gene encoding beta-defensin 110 isoform X1; its protein translation is MKIHLFFFILLFWVTILQARRRYPHYGSLDLRRECRKGNGRCKLQCRESEIRIAYCMRPSTHCCLQK